A window of Patescibacteria group bacterium contains these coding sequences:
- a CDS encoding TIGR00730 family Rossman fold protein codes for MPMHEITWRIFRIMAEFVEGFQFISSFSREVTVFGSARLPETDRWYKEARKLGGMLAECGFTVITGGGPGIMEAANRGAHEHKGESVGLNIQLPNEQRINPWVKKGRGFHYFFTRKVMLAASAQAYVFFPGGFGTLDEMFEMITLVQTGKSASLPVVLVGRRFWQPLLTWISQSIVAEGMIDADDQKLYRLVDTAEEAFDIIQAESKERSFF; via the coding sequence ATGCCGATGCACGAGATCACCTGGCGCATCTTCCGCATCATGGCGGAGTTCGTGGAGGGGTTCCAGTTCATCTCCTCGTTCTCGCGCGAGGTCACCGTGTTCGGCTCCGCGCGGCTCCCCGAGACGGACCGATGGTACAAGGAGGCCCGCAAGCTCGGCGGGATGCTCGCGGAGTGCGGGTTCACGGTGATCACCGGCGGAGGCCCCGGCATCATGGAGGCGGCCAACCGCGGCGCGCACGAGCACAAGGGCGAGTCGGTGGGGCTCAACATCCAGCTCCCCAACGAGCAGCGCATCAACCCGTGGGTGAAGAAGGGGCGCGGGTTCCATTATTTCTTCACGCGCAAGGTGATGCTCGCGGCCTCCGCGCAGGCGTACGTGTTCTTCCCGGGCGGGTTCGGCACGCTCGACGAGATGTTCGAGATGATCACGCTGGTGCAGACGGGCAAGTCCGCAAGCCTGCCGGTCGTCCTTGTCGGCAGGAGATTCTGGCAACCGCTTCTTACGTGGATCAGCCAGTCCATCGTGGCCGAGGGGATGATCGACGCCGACGACCAAAAGCTTTACCGCCTGGTGGATACCGCCGAGGAGGCGTTCGACATCATCCAGGCGGAGTCGAAGGAGCGAAGCTTTTTCTAG
- the rpmB gene encoding 50S ribosomal protein L28 yields the protein MPACIVTGKTPVSGFNVSHSNRHTKRWVYPSVTKRSLLNPATGRMVKVFISNRGLRTLKKWGKEGKVYDLSQMKAEC from the coding sequence ATGCCTGCCTGCATCGTCACCGGCAAAACCCCCGTCAGCGGCTTCAACGTGAGCCACAGCAACCGCCACACCAAGCGCTGGGTGTACCCTTCGGTCACCAAGCGCAGCCTTCTCAACCCGGCCACGGGCCGCATGGTGAAGGTGTTCATCAGCAACCGCGGGTTGCGCACCCTCAAGAAGTGGGGAAAAGAAGGCAAAGTCTACGACTTGAGCCAGATGAAAGCGGAATGCTAA
- the hflX gene encoding GTPase HflX: MRSDTRVRAILVDLIHPRMLPEHALDRLSELEELTRTYGGIVVVKAYQRRFNPHPRTFLGPGKVTDLAEEGKALGAKLLVVNDRLKPQQAYNVEQMLKGTGIAVWDRLDLILKIFARHARTTEAKLEIELASVRHMGPRIFGMGMELSRQGGGTGTRGVGETNIERMKRHLREKERRIKEKLETHHGVRKTHQQGRKRSGFKTVAVVGYTNAGKTTLLNALTGRKEYAADELFATLDTRVGKLYLPRAGREALVSDTIGFIKQLPPELLNAFASTLSEAVEADLLLHVVDGSDAHAPAHVKVVDEILIRLGAADIPRLMVINKADAMGSAAPVPLSRALDGRRKVLVSAETGGGIPELVAKIDGML; encoded by the coding sequence ATGCGATCCGACACCCGCGTCCGCGCCATCCTCGTGGACCTCATCCATCCCCGGATGCTCCCCGAGCATGCGCTTGACCGCCTTTCGGAGCTCGAGGAGCTCACGCGCACCTACGGCGGCATCGTGGTGGTGAAGGCATACCAGCGCCGGTTCAACCCGCATCCGAGGACCTTCCTGGGGCCCGGCAAGGTGACGGACCTGGCGGAAGAGGGAAAGGCGCTCGGGGCCAAGCTCCTCGTGGTGAACGACCGGCTCAAGCCCCAGCAGGCGTACAACGTCGAGCAGATGCTCAAAGGGACGGGCATTGCCGTGTGGGACCGCCTTGACCTCATCCTCAAGATCTTCGCGCGTCACGCGCGCACCACCGAGGCCAAGCTCGAAATCGAGCTTGCGAGCGTCCGGCACATGGGGCCGCGCATCTTCGGGATGGGGATGGAACTTTCGCGCCAGGGCGGCGGCACGGGCACGCGCGGGGTGGGCGAGACCAACATCGAGCGCATGAAGCGCCACCTGCGCGAGAAGGAGCGGCGCATCAAGGAGAAGCTCGAGACGCATCACGGCGTGCGCAAGACGCACCAGCAGGGCCGCAAGCGCAGCGGGTTCAAGACGGTCGCGGTCGTCGGGTACACGAACGCGGGCAAGACCACGCTCCTCAATGCCCTTACGGGTCGCAAGGAATACGCGGCCGACGAGTTGTTCGCCACGCTCGATACGCGCGTGGGCAAGCTGTATCTCCCGCGCGCGGGCCGCGAGGCGCTCGTTTCCGACACGATCGGGTTCATCAAGCAACTGCCGCCCGAGCTCTTGAACGCGTTCGCCTCGACATTGTCAGAAGCGGTCGAAGCGGACCTGTTGCTCCATGTCGTGGACGGGTCCGACGCGCACGCCCCGGCGCACGTGAAGGTAGTGGATGAGATCCTCATCCGCCTCGGGGCTGCGGACATTCCCAGGCTCATGGTCATCAACAAGGCGGACGCGATGGGGTCCGCCGCGCCCGTGCCGCTCTCGCGCGCGCTCGACGGCCGACGAAAGGTGCTCGTGTCGGCGGAGACCGGCGGCGGCATCCCGGAGCTCGTCGCGAAGATCGACGGCATGCTCTGA
- a CDS encoding NUDIX domain-containing protein has translation MRPASPRTTSSNSRKPTPMPNATHKRRKPSRSSPRSARRRPGERFEREVSAGGLVFKRTPRGVRFALMKDSYGKWAFPKGHVEPDETREQAAARETLEELGLDEVRLLEYLGAIDIWFRDRFEKKGTLIHKDIHYFLFETAEDAELHPDPEQHAYDARWVAPGKLIESSSYKDMEPVIKRALGFISALHRG, from the coding sequence ATGAGACCGGCATCACCCCGGACCACCTCGTCGAATTCACGCAAGCCGACTCCGATGCCAAACGCGACCCACAAACGGCGAAAGCCCTCGAGATCCTCTCCGCGCAGCGCTAGGCGGCGCCCGGGAGAACGGTTCGAGCGCGAAGTGAGCGCGGGCGGCCTCGTGTTCAAACGCACGCCGCGCGGCGTGCGGTTCGCGCTCATGAAGGATTCCTACGGCAAATGGGCGTTCCCCAAAGGCCACGTGGAACCGGATGAGACCCGCGAACAGGCCGCGGCGCGCGAGACGCTCGAGGAGCTCGGGCTCGATGAGGTGCGACTGCTCGAATACCTGGGCGCCATCGACATCTGGTTCCGCGACCGGTTCGAAAAGAAAGGGACGCTGATCCACAAGGACATCCACTACTTCCTGTTCGAGACCGCGGAAGACGCCGAACTGCATCCCGATCCGGAACAGCATGCGTATGACGCGCGCTGGGTGGCCCCCGGGAAGCTCATCGAATCGTCAAGTTACAAGGACATGGAACCGGTCATCAAGCGGGCGCTCGGGTTCATCTCGGCCTTGCATCGCGGATGA
- a CDS encoding S41 family peptidase: MSIMRPLSRSVSLIGLLLFGVFLFTSGLFLGREQGARAAVPEGEGRVLNQGDVPSSLSDDVDFRQFWDVWNLVKESYVHQPVSDKMLYYGAMHGLVSGVADPYTTYFDPDEAQDFTSNLEGSFQGIGAEIGIKDEALVIVAPLPETPAEKAGLKTGDRILLIDGEDTYGMAVEEAVSRIRGPKGSTVTLTIGRDGATEAFEVKIVRDKIVVKSVRSEITDGIATVAIHTFNDDTVGLFNDAVNDALSKQAHGLILDLRGDPGGLLNAAIGVASAWVGYDTVVIEKGQDVSQSFHGVSAPRLADMPTVVLVNGGSASASEIVAGALQDYGFATLVGTQTFGKGSVQDYRDLPDGSAVKITVAEWYTPNGRTIHETGITPDHLVEFTQADSDAKRDPQTAKALEILSAQR, from the coding sequence ATGTCCATTATGCGACCGCTTTCCCGTTCGGTTTCCCTCATCGGTTTGCTGCTCTTTGGCGTGTTCCTGTTCACCTCCGGGCTGTTCCTCGGCCGAGAGCAGGGGGCGCGCGCTGCGGTGCCCGAAGGCGAGGGCCGCGTGCTAAACCAGGGCGACGTGCCGTCTTCCTTGTCCGACGACGTGGATTTCCGCCAGTTCTGGGACGTGTGGAACCTGGTGAAGGAGTCGTACGTGCATCAGCCGGTCTCCGACAAGATGCTGTATTACGGCGCCATGCACGGGCTGGTTTCCGGCGTGGCCGACCCGTATACCACGTACTTCGATCCGGACGAAGCGCAGGATTTCACCTCGAACCTGGAAGGGAGCTTCCAGGGGATCGGCGCGGAAATCGGCATCAAGGACGAGGCGCTGGTCATCGTGGCGCCTCTTCCCGAGACGCCGGCCGAGAAGGCGGGGCTCAAGACCGGCGACCGCATCCTGCTCATCGACGGGGAGGATACTTACGGGATGGCGGTCGAGGAGGCCGTTTCCCGCATCCGGGGGCCCAAGGGGAGCACGGTCACGCTCACGATCGGCCGGGATGGGGCGACGGAGGCGTTCGAGGTGAAGATCGTGCGCGACAAGATCGTGGTGAAGAGCGTCCGTTCCGAGATCACGGACGGCATCGCGACCGTCGCGATCCACACCTTCAACGACGATACGGTGGGCCTGTTCAACGACGCCGTGAACGACGCCTTGTCAAAACAGGCGCATGGCCTCATCCTCGACCTGCGCGGCGACCCGGGCGGCCTCCTCAACGCGGCGATCGGCGTGGCCTCCGCCTGGGTGGGGTATGACACGGTGGTCATCGAGAAGGGGCAGGACGTGAGCCAGTCGTTCCACGGGGTGAGCGCGCCCCGCCTCGCCGACATGCCCACCGTGGTGCTCGTGAACGGCGGGAGCGCGAGCGCGTCCGAGATCGTGGCGGGCGCCTTGCAGGACTACGGGTTCGCCACCCTCGTGGGCACCCAGACGTTCGGCAAGGGGTCGGTCCAGGATTACCGCGACCTGCCGGACGGCAGCGCCGTGAAGATCACGGTGGCCGAGTGGTACACCCCGAACGGGCGCACCATCCATGAGACCGGCATCACCCCGGACCACCTCGTCGAATTCACGCAAGCCGACTCCGATGCCAAACGCGACCCACAAACGGCGAAAGCCCTCGAGATCCTCTCCGCGCAGCGCTAG
- a CDS encoding PAS domain S-box protein: MRPIGRMELPSSRKLFPMLAGVLAVWWLFLQFQADHEQAANFLFNVGYAIPLFLAAIGFFAAAWQWRGRGYPETAVMVLVGIRFAFYGVAQLFWTYYNMVEGISIPEFTGADVFYLSGLFVESAMIAGFLFHRVRARSFTRTTAALILAALLAAAFAATFVLLRALPAYEGTIISLDSLYVVLGFLALFGCLIAISLERHPEMQPLLLGLFGYLFVGAAADLAYTVRESAGAYWNGDVADGLYAVMALVACFVASRLIPKRIDHALGGERARMGRRAFGLLLLPLGLSLVGLLLSARVAQSSHEAEVGRLVQEAVESDDRIATLLGQAFRAEEADVVSVVAFLSQSQEVTAEEFAGFIEEFRGHFPGVVRVGFVDGAGVLVHAQGDSLGPIGTDYAADPSREEVMRRALLADALAAGGPFESAEGPSLFLSHPVRRDGAPIGSVVGVLPLSPFLGGLSEDTAIKIADVRLLIGDVEVARDGSAFSPSREIGEPDAAAPVLLGDLPLVVEARVNAHSAGEAYRNSLARFLALLFISLTVSAVMFLLVSQRRRVEEELSDRTSSLRATIKDLTQAKFFLDNVQDAVAATLGDRVLYHNQAFLRLLGAKESAPKGMDLIGFLSDPSQSETIRRAVEARGEWSGEAKVRPVAGKERDVELDVRIMRDERGKPVANLTVAHDVTDRKAVERAKTQFVSMVAHQLRTPMTQLRWLVEQVLESKGLPKATREAIGQAQEIVLAENRFVGDLLNVSRIERGVLKLEKKAVPVARIVEAVIEPLKPLAKERRTSLKVGALPDLSVDVDEEKIVQAVRNVVDNAVKYSPKGNAVTVKAEREGKDVMLSITDNGKGIPEELWDKLYDIKTEISPGATASSQSTGLGLYLTKKFVDAMGGRISFTTSAKGTTFVIRLPAA, from the coding sequence ATGCGACCCATCGGCCGAATGGAACTCCCGTCTTCCCGCAAGCTCTTTCCGATGCTTGCCGGCGTCCTTGCCGTCTGGTGGCTTTTCCTGCAGTTCCAGGCCGACCACGAGCAGGCGGCCAATTTCCTGTTCAACGTCGGGTATGCCATCCCGCTGTTCTTGGCCGCCATCGGGTTCTTCGCGGCCGCGTGGCAGTGGAGGGGGAGGGGGTATCCGGAAACCGCGGTGATGGTGCTCGTCGGGATCCGTTTCGCCTTTTACGGCGTCGCGCAGCTCTTCTGGACCTACTACAACATGGTCGAGGGGATTTCCATCCCGGAATTCACCGGCGCGGACGTGTTCTACCTGTCCGGCCTGTTCGTGGAAAGCGCGATGATCGCCGGATTCCTGTTCCATCGCGTGCGTGCCAGGTCGTTCACGCGCACGACGGCCGCCTTGATCCTCGCCGCGCTCCTTGCCGCCGCGTTCGCGGCCACGTTCGTGCTCCTGCGTGCGCTGCCGGCCTATGAGGGGACGATCATCTCGCTGGACTCGCTCTACGTCGTGCTCGGGTTCCTCGCGCTGTTCGGGTGCCTCATCGCCATCTCGCTTGAGCGGCATCCGGAGATGCAGCCGCTGCTACTGGGTCTGTTCGGCTACCTGTTCGTGGGGGCCGCGGCGGACCTGGCGTACACCGTGCGCGAATCGGCCGGCGCGTATTGGAACGGCGACGTCGCCGACGGGCTGTACGCGGTCATGGCCCTGGTCGCCTGCTTCGTGGCCTCGAGGCTCATCCCCAAGCGCATCGACCACGCCTTAGGCGGCGAGAGAGCGCGCATGGGCCGCCGGGCGTTCGGGCTTCTGCTGCTCCCGCTGGGCCTCTCGCTCGTGGGGTTGCTGCTTTCGGCACGCGTGGCTCAGTCCTCGCATGAGGCGGAGGTCGGACGGCTGGTGCAGGAGGCAGTCGAGAGCGACGACCGCATCGCCACGCTCCTCGGCCAGGCGTTCCGCGCCGAAGAGGCGGATGTCGTTTCCGTGGTCGCGTTCCTTTCTCAAAGCCAGGAGGTGACGGCCGAGGAATTCGCCGGCTTCATCGAGGAATTCAGGGGGCATTTCCCCGGGGTCGTGCGCGTGGGGTTCGTGGACGGCGCCGGCGTGCTCGTGCATGCCCAGGGCGATTCGCTCGGGCCGATCGGGACGGACTATGCGGCGGACCCCTCGCGCGAGGAGGTGATGCGTCGCGCCCTCTTAGCGGATGCCCTCGCGGCGGGCGGCCCGTTCGAGAGCGCGGAAGGACCCTCGCTGTTCTTAAGCCATCCCGTGCGTCGCGACGGCGCGCCGATCGGCTCGGTCGTGGGCGTGCTGCCGCTTTCCCCGTTCCTGGGTGGCCTTTCCGAGGACACCGCGATCAAGATCGCGGACGTGCGTCTGCTCATCGGGGATGTCGAAGTCGCCCGAGACGGGAGCGCGTTTTCGCCCTCGCGCGAGATAGGGGAACCCGACGCCGCGGCGCCGGTGCTCCTCGGGGACCTGCCCCTGGTCGTGGAGGCGCGCGTGAACGCGCACTCAGCCGGAGAAGCGTACCGGAACAGTCTGGCCCGGTTCCTCGCGCTCCTGTTCATCTCGCTCACGGTCTCCGCGGTGATGTTCCTGCTCGTGTCCCAGCGCCGGCGCGTGGAGGAGGAGCTGTCCGATCGCACCTCCTCGCTGCGCGCCACGATCAAGGACCTCACGCAGGCCAAGTTCTTCCTTGACAACGTGCAGGACGCGGTGGCCGCCACGCTCGGGGACCGCGTCCTGTACCACAACCAGGCGTTCCTGCGGCTGTTGGGCGCCAAGGAATCCGCGCCCAAGGGGATGGACCTCATAGGCTTCCTGTCAGACCCGTCCCAGTCCGAAACGATCCGGCGCGCGGTGGAAGCGCGCGGGGAATGGTCCGGGGAGGCCAAGGTCCGGCCGGTCGCGGGCAAGGAACGCGACGTGGAGCTCGACGTGCGGATCATGCGCGACGAGCGCGGGAAGCCCGTCGCCAACCTCACCGTGGCGCACGACGTGACGGACCGCAAGGCCGTGGAACGCGCCAAGACGCAGTTCGTGTCCATGGTGGCGCACCAGCTGCGCACGCCCATGACGCAGCTCCGATGGCTGGTCGAGCAGGTGCTCGAGTCGAAGGGGCTCCCCAAGGCCACGCGCGAGGCCATCGGGCAGGCGCAGGAGATCGTGCTTGCCGAGAACCGGTTCGTGGGCGACCTGCTCAACGTGTCGCGCATCGAGCGCGGGGTGCTGAAGCTTGAGAAGAAGGCCGTGCCGGTCGCGCGGATCGTGGAAGCCGTGATCGAGCCGCTCAAGCCGCTCGCCAAGGAACGCCGCACGTCGCTCAAGGTCGGCGCGCTGCCGGACCTGTCGGTGGACGTGGACGAGGAGAAGATCGTGCAGGCGGTGCGCAACGTGGTGGACAACGCCGTCAAGTATTCCCCGAAAGGGAACGCGGTGACCGTGAAGGCGGAGAGGGAAGGCAAGGACGTGATGCTGTCCATCACGGACAACGGGAAGGGGATCCCCGAGGAGCTGTGGGACAAGCTCTACGACATCAAGACCGAGATCTCGCCGGGCGCCACCGCCTCCTCGCAAAGCACCGGGTTGGGACTCTACCTCACCAAGAAATTCGTGGACGCCATGGGTGGGAGGATCTCCTTCACGACGAGCGCCAAGGGGACCACCTTCGTCATCCGGTTGCCCGCGGCCTGA
- a CDS encoding HU family DNA-binding protein: MGKMTKSQTLTAMAEATGMSKKDVGTFMEKLVMLAYKECKGNGEFTIPGLGKLVKAHSKARMGRNPATGEAISIPAKTKVKFRVAKAAKDSIL; encoded by the coding sequence ATGGGGAAGATGACCAAGAGTCAGACGCTGACGGCCATGGCGGAGGCCACCGGCATGTCCAAGAAAGACGTCGGCACGTTCATGGAAAAGCTGGTCATGCTCGCCTACAAGGAGTGCAAGGGCAACGGGGAGTTCACGATCCCGGGCCTGGGCAAGCTCGTGAAGGCGCACAGCAAGGCGCGCATGGGCCGCAACCCGGCCACGGGCGAGGCGATCTCGATCCCGGCCAAGACCAAGGTGAAGTTCCGCGTGGCCAAGGCCGCGAAGGACTCCATCCTGTAA
- a CDS encoding PEGA domain-containing protein — MAPGRRKLLYAAFLLAFLVSAPSVVLFTAGYRLNWHTGDVVQTGLISVSTIPKGADVAVDGQPVGASTPSVVDDVSPGEHVLTLRKDGYLPWEKRLVVESRRTAFAHGTLLYLDAAPLPTFVSPTVAEAAPQAGRFAYTIREGGWLETWVMEPETASRRLLSRIPASDQVLSLSLSPDGSHLALRESGKAGVTLIDTQTGAAAPAARVPGRQEWWEEGGAWRFEDAPDGFALLRERVTGQARLIDLHEPDMPVVLDAVMRSFAWYGERLLYTDGFRLDVFDAEIGTDLELSRQETLVRTLAWHPSGTTALFVQDAGVSAIELDPRGGHVVTRLMEGSGLGTPWVDPKWRTMYVFGEVDGVHGLYARPLQR, encoded by the coding sequence ATGGCTCCCGGGCGGAGAAAACTGCTCTACGCGGCGTTCCTGCTGGCGTTCCTCGTCTCGGCCCCGTCCGTGGTGCTGTTCACGGCCGGCTACCGTCTCAACTGGCACACGGGCGACGTGGTCCAAACGGGCCTCATCTCGGTGTCGACCATCCCCAAAGGAGCCGATGTCGCCGTGGACGGGCAGCCGGTCGGGGCCTCCACCCCGTCGGTCGTGGATGACGTGAGCCCGGGCGAGCACGTGCTCACGCTGCGCAAGGACGGCTATCTCCCCTGGGAAAAGCGCCTCGTGGTGGAAAGCCGTCGCACCGCCTTCGCCCATGGCACGCTTCTGTACCTCGATGCCGCGCCTCTCCCGACGTTCGTCTCCCCGACCGTGGCCGAAGCGGCGCCGCAAGCCGGACGCTTCGCCTACACCATCCGCGAAGGCGGTTGGCTCGAGACCTGGGTGATGGAACCGGAGACCGCGAGCAGGCGCCTTCTCTCGCGCATCCCGGCATCCGACCAGGTCCTTTCGCTTTCCCTGTCGCCGGACGGATCGCACCTCGCGCTCCGAGAGTCGGGCAAGGCCGGCGTGACGCTCATCGACACGCAGACCGGCGCCGCGGCCCCGGCCGCGCGCGTCCCGGGGCGGCAAGAGTGGTGGGAAGAAGGAGGCGCATGGCGGTTCGAGGACGCGCCGGACGGGTTCGCGCTCCTGCGCGAGCGCGTCACGGGGCAGGCGCGCCTCATCGACCTGCACGAGCCGGACATGCCCGTCGTGCTCGACGCCGTGATGCGCTCGTTCGCCTGGTACGGCGAACGCCTCCTCTACACCGACGGGTTTCGGCTCGACGTGTTCGACGCGGAAATCGGGACGGACCTGGAGCTCTCGCGACAGGAGACCCTCGTCCGGACGCTCGCGTGGCATCCGTCCGGGACCACCGCCCTGTTCGTGCAGGACGCGGGGGTGAGCGCCATCGAGCTCGATCCGCGCGGCGGCCATGTCGTGACCAGGCTCATGGAAGGATCGGGCTTGGGCACGCCGTGGGTGGATCCGAAATGGCGCACGATGTACGTGTTCGGGGAAGTGGATGGGGTGCATGGGCTGTACGCGCGACCGTTGCAACGATAA